The Sphingobacterium bambusae genome includes a window with the following:
- a CDS encoding TrkH family potassium uptake protein: MGSIVSFFKYLIKYRTRLVDQVMFYVSMVCALVAITHLGYITDREIAAFSEKTVIGLFYFLFLVGALRTAAAILAQKKLNVSHIAGIVLTTYCLFIVFARLNNVYFFAKLEWIYLGIAITFLSELSRNSLFFDNFYFNPTILFIISFIALILLGTVLLMLPRTTLVAPLSFVDALFMATSAVCITGLTVTDISTNFSLFGQTVIMILIQVGGLGIMTFTGFFGYFFSGGFSYKNQLMFGEILGENKLNAVISTLLTIIFITLFFELIGGVLIFLSLDPAQFDSIGERTFFAAFHAISSFCNSGFSILEGGIHHTAYRFNYAFQACLAGIFILGGLGFGTVFNFYTFVKQLWQKAVHRLVLRRPFVHKPRSFSFNTRFILRCNAVVVVLATLFYFLLEQRHTLTEDASLFGEWITSFFMANSARSAGFNSVHMNFLANPTVIMVVILMWVGASPGSTGGGVKVTTVALALLNIFALARGKESIELYKRRIAAESVNKAFAIILLSAVTIMFSFVLLNFSDRDKSLKALLFETVSAYTTCGLSLGITASLSATSKMIVVFTMFVGRVGTLTLLVAFIKNTKNKSYIYPTEKILF, translated from the coding sequence ATGGGAAGTATTGTCAGTTTTTTTAAATACCTGATCAAATATAGAACCAGGCTCGTTGATCAAGTGATGTTTTATGTCAGCATGGTCTGCGCGTTGGTAGCGATTACTCACCTTGGCTATATCACGGATAGGGAGATTGCGGCATTCTCTGAAAAAACGGTGATCGGGCTGTTCTATTTTCTGTTTCTTGTAGGAGCTCTTCGAACTGCCGCGGCAATTCTCGCTCAAAAGAAGCTCAATGTGTCCCATATCGCAGGTATTGTATTGACAACCTATTGTTTGTTCATTGTCTTTGCTCGTCTTAATAATGTGTACTTTTTCGCCAAGCTCGAATGGATATACTTGGGAATCGCCATCACCTTTCTTTCGGAGCTGTCTAGAAACAGCCTCTTTTTTGATAATTTCTACTTTAATCCGACGATCTTATTCATTATTAGTTTTATTGCGCTTATCCTTCTAGGAACAGTGCTATTGATGTTGCCTAGAACGACCCTTGTGGCACCACTTAGTTTTGTGGATGCACTATTTATGGCAACCAGTGCAGTTTGTATAACAGGGCTCACGGTAACCGATATCTCGACAAACTTTTCTTTGTTCGGCCAAACGGTGATCATGATTTTGATTCAGGTAGGAGGGCTTGGCATTATGACATTTACGGGCTTCTTTGGATACTTCTTTTCTGGAGGCTTCTCCTATAAGAACCAATTGATGTTCGGCGAGATACTTGGCGAGAATAAATTGAATGCCGTGATATCCACATTATTGACCATTATCTTCATCACGCTATTTTTTGAGCTCATTGGCGGCGTGTTGATCTTTCTTTCGTTAGATCCGGCACAATTTGACTCCATTGGCGAGCGTACTTTTTTTGCTGCCTTTCATGCTATTTCTTCCTTTTGTAACTCCGGTTTTTCCATCCTTGAAGGAGGGATACATCATACCGCATACCGCTTTAACTACGCTTTTCAGGCTTGCTTAGCAGGAATCTTTATCTTGGGTGGATTGGGATTTGGAACGGTATTTAACTTTTACACCTTCGTAAAGCAGCTGTGGCAAAAAGCTGTACATCGCTTGGTGTTGCGCAGGCCTTTTGTGCATAAGCCACGTTCTTTCTCGTTCAATACCCGGTTTATTCTGCGATGCAATGCCGTGGTTGTCGTGCTCGCGACGCTGTTCTATTTCTTGTTGGAGCAACGACATACGCTTACCGAAGATGCTTCGCTCTTTGGCGAATGGATAACATCGTTCTTCATGGCCAATTCTGCACGTTCGGCAGGGTTTAATAGTGTGCATATGAATTTCCTAGCAAATCCTACTGTGATTATGGTGGTTATCCTGATGTGGGTGGGTGCTTCGCCGGGATCTACTGGCGGCGGCGTGAAAGTTACTACGGTAGCTTTGGCATTGTTGAATATCTTTGCTTTAGCGCGCGGGAAAGAATCCATTGAACTCTACAAGCGTCGAATAGCGGCGGAATCCGTCAATAAAGCATTTGCGATTATTTTATTATCGGCCGTTACGATCATGTTCAGCTTTGTACTGCTGAATTTTTCTGATCGCGACAAATCGCTGAAAGCACTGTTGTTTGAAACGGTGTCCGCCTACACGACCTGCGGGCTGAGCTTAGGGATAACCGCTTCACTGTCGGCAACCAGCAAAATGATTGTGGTATTTACCATGTTTGTAGGCCGTGTTGGGACGTTGACCCTGCTTGTGGCGTTCATCAAGAATACAAAGAACAAGAGCTATATTTATCCGACAGAAAAGATTTTATTTTAA
- a CDS encoding ribonuclease HII, producing the protein MLISTYQQQFIEAGCDEAGRGCLAGPVFAAAVIFPADYCNPLLNDSKQLSEKKRMALRPIIEQEALAFAVASVSAEEIDSINILNASYLAMHRALDMLKTPAAYIIVDGNRFKPYNNIPHECIVKGDGKYLSIAAASILAKTYRDEYMDKLALDFPQYDWLANKGYPTIKHRNAVLELGLTPHHRKTFRISDPQLKLF; encoded by the coding sequence ATGTTAATTTCCACCTATCAACAGCAGTTTATCGAAGCAGGTTGCGACGAAGCTGGAAGAGGCTGTCTTGCCGGGCCAGTGTTCGCGGCCGCAGTAATCTTTCCTGCGGACTATTGCAATCCGCTACTCAACGACTCCAAGCAGCTCTCTGAGAAGAAAAGAATGGCATTAAGGCCAATTATCGAACAGGAAGCTTTAGCCTTTGCCGTGGCCAGTGTTTCTGCAGAAGAAATTGACAGCATCAACATTTTGAATGCTTCTTATTTGGCCATGCACCGTGCACTAGACATGCTTAAGACGCCAGCGGCCTACATTATTGTAGATGGCAACAGGTTTAAACCTTACAACAATATCCCACATGAATGTATTGTAAAGGGTGATGGGAAATACCTGTCTATTGCGGCAGCATCTATCTTAGCGAAAACCTATCGTGACGAATACATGGATAAACTTGCATTGGACTTTCCGCAATATGACTGGCTTGCGAACAAAGGATATCCAACTATCAAGCATCGAAATGCCGTCTTGGAGCTCGGACTTACGCCACATCACCGAAAAACCTTCCGCATTTCTGATCCCCAACTTAAGCTTTTTTAA
- a CDS encoding YfhO family protein, whose product MKQWFKDNSTHLAIIAIFIVLVFFYFSPIFGGKTLVQSDVMQAEGSQKELFDYRAKDGHAPLWTNSMFGGMPTYQIWYEHASNVASYINKGIRAVFPVPADIVLLYLFGGYFLFSVLRLKPWLAAVGAIALAFTSYNFIYIEAGHVNKAYAIAYLAPIIASVLLCFRGSRLWGPILLCLFLTMEIRTNHVQITYYLFIALLVYVFIELFYAIRDKKIKGFAQASALQVIAAAVAILVNASVLFPTYEYSKLTIRGKANIQKVEQGASDSGLDREYAYQWSQGVGENITFLIPNAYGGRTGGTLDKNSEVVKFFTKIGAPENQALQYAERIPTYWGEKMFTSGPWYFGAGVFFLFILGLFIVKGRVKWWVLSATALCMLLAFGRHFPLVSDLFFDYFPMYNKFRAVESILVIPAILIPLLGMLAVNELFNRASEIPKLDKTVLYTFIAMGGFCLLVGLMPSLFLDFKNSGHQDYINNIGQQLGGQSAGAEFSNALIKDRSSLASKDAYRSFFIIAITFGLVWFYIKKKLSMPVFVVVLGIVTLADLWAVDKRYLNNDSFIEEKAKTHIVEREVDQLIRLDKDPSYRVMDLTTNPFSDARASYFHKNIGGYHAAKLMRFQEVLEHQFNGAINEDVLDMFNVRYLITQNPQNGAEQIQRRSTAAGNAWFVNKVTFVKDNAQEMQAISSFDPTKEAFVHESFKNQLNTSKLGLPSNAEIRLVSYHPDTLKYESTSPNDAFAVFSEVYYEKGWKAYIDGNEVPIIRADYLLRALQVPGGNHNIEFIFAPDSIRISNLISLVASIVLVLGLAVAVFFSFRKKDGKVVGAK is encoded by the coding sequence ATGAAACAGTGGTTTAAGGACAACTCAACACACCTTGCAATAATTGCCATCTTTATTGTATTGGTGTTTTTTTATTTTTCACCGATTTTCGGCGGTAAAACGCTTGTTCAAAGCGATGTGATGCAGGCGGAAGGAAGCCAGAAGGAGCTTTTTGATTACCGTGCAAAGGACGGACATGCGCCGTTGTGGACAAATTCTATGTTTGGCGGTATGCCGACCTATCAAATTTGGTATGAACATGCGAGCAATGTAGCCAGTTACATAAACAAAGGCATCCGCGCTGTTTTCCCAGTTCCTGCAGATATTGTGCTGCTGTACCTTTTTGGTGGTTACTTTCTGTTTTCGGTATTGCGTTTAAAACCTTGGCTTGCTGCTGTGGGCGCTATTGCACTGGCCTTCACATCCTACAACTTTATCTATATCGAAGCTGGGCATGTGAATAAAGCATATGCCATCGCTTATTTGGCGCCGATTATTGCTTCGGTACTGCTCTGTTTCCGAGGTAGTCGTTTGTGGGGACCTATCTTATTGTGTTTATTCCTCACCATGGAGATTCGGACCAATCACGTACAGATCACCTATTATCTCTTTATCGCATTATTGGTGTACGTATTTATTGAGTTGTTTTATGCGATTCGGGATAAGAAAATAAAAGGCTTTGCCCAGGCATCTGCACTGCAGGTGATTGCAGCTGCCGTCGCCATATTGGTAAACGCTTCGGTACTGTTTCCAACCTATGAATATAGTAAGTTGACTATACGTGGAAAAGCGAATATCCAAAAGGTAGAACAAGGAGCGAGCGATAGCGGACTAGATCGCGAGTATGCGTACCAATGGAGCCAAGGTGTAGGGGAGAATATCACGTTTTTAATTCCGAATGCCTATGGTGGTCGTACCGGCGGTACATTGGATAAGAATTCTGAGGTGGTGAAATTTTTCACCAAGATAGGTGCTCCAGAGAACCAAGCATTACAATATGCCGAACGTATTCCTACATATTGGGGAGAGAAGATGTTCACTTCGGGGCCTTGGTATTTCGGAGCAGGTGTTTTCTTCCTGTTTATTTTAGGTTTGTTTATTGTCAAGGGACGCGTGAAATGGTGGGTGTTGAGTGCTACAGCGCTCTGTATGCTGTTGGCTTTCGGTAGACATTTCCCTTTGGTGTCCGATCTGTTTTTTGACTATTTCCCGATGTACAACAAGTTTCGTGCGGTAGAGTCTATATTGGTTATCCCGGCGATACTGATCCCGCTTTTAGGCATGTTGGCCGTTAACGAACTATTTAATAGAGCTTCGGAAATCCCTAAACTTGATAAAACGGTATTGTATACGTTTATTGCGATGGGCGGGTTTTGTTTGTTGGTGGGGCTAATGCCTAGCTTGTTCCTCGACTTTAAAAATTCAGGACACCAAGATTACATTAATAACATAGGTCAACAATTGGGTGGGCAGAGTGCTGGGGCAGAATTCTCGAACGCATTGATCAAGGATCGTTCATCCTTGGCAAGTAAAGATGCTTACCGTTCCTTTTTTATCATTGCCATTACCTTCGGATTGGTTTGGTTTTATATCAAAAAGAAGCTCAGCATGCCAGTTTTTGTTGTTGTGTTAGGCATTGTGACGCTTGCCGACCTATGGGCCGTGGATAAGCGTTACTTGAATAATGATTCTTTTATTGAAGAGAAAGCAAAAACACATATCGTTGAACGGGAGGTGGATCAGCTGATCCGTTTGGATAAAGACCCAAGCTATCGGGTGATGGACTTGACGACAAATCCTTTTTCGGATGCAAGGGCTTCCTATTTCCATAAGAATATTGGTGGTTACCATGCCGCCAAATTGATGCGTTTTCAGGAAGTATTGGAGCATCAGTTCAACGGAGCGATCAATGAAGATGTGTTGGATATGTTCAACGTACGCTATCTGATCACGCAGAACCCACAAAATGGTGCAGAACAGATTCAACGTCGTAGCACAGCTGCAGGGAATGCATGGTTTGTAAACAAGGTAACCTTCGTCAAAGATAATGCGCAAGAAATGCAGGCCATCAGCAGCTTCGATCCAACGAAAGAGGCCTTCGTTCATGAATCGTTCAAAAACCAGTTGAACACTTCTAAGTTGGGTCTTCCATCCAACGCAGAGATTCGTTTGGTGTCTTATCATCCCGATACCTTGAAGTACGAATCGACGTCGCCAAATGATGCGTTCGCGGTTTTCTCTGAGGTGTACTATGAAAAAGGTTGGAAAGCATATATTGACGGCAATGAAGTGCCGATTATCCGAGCCGATTATTTACTGAGAGCGCTGCAAGTGCCGGGCGGGAATCATAACATCGAGTTTATCTTCGCGCCAGATTCCATTCGCATTAGCAACCTGATATCGCTTGTCGCGTCCATCGTGCTCGTATTGGGACTTGCTGTTGCAGTCTTTTTCAGCTTTCGAAAGAAAGATGGAAAAGTCGTAGGCGCTAAATAG
- a CDS encoding potassium channel family protein → MKYIVLGLGHFGRSLAIHLTEQGHEVIAVDKSLTIVEQLKDKITHTVCMDTTDREAMTSLPLKDSDAVIVAIGEDEGASLLTTALLKQLSVRRIIGRVVSELQKTVLQAMQIDEYIMPEEEAAERLAMRLDNVDIIDSFKVSDRYSIVETRVPEKYVGMTLKEANLTNTFKVIVLTTVKSYEKEVKGKKVPYKEASGIASSDTVLSEQDLLVLFGELSDIQRLIQKSD, encoded by the coding sequence ATGAAATATATTGTTTTAGGACTTGGGCATTTTGGGCGTTCACTTGCCATACATCTAACCGAACAGGGACATGAGGTAATTGCCGTCGATAAAAGTCTTACGATTGTCGAACAACTCAAGGATAAGATTACCCATACTGTATGTATGGATACTACGGATCGCGAAGCGATGACCTCCTTGCCCTTGAAAGATTCTGATGCGGTTATTGTGGCGATTGGCGAGGATGAAGGAGCTTCCCTGCTCACCACAGCACTGTTGAAACAGCTATCCGTTCGGCGGATAATAGGACGCGTGGTGTCTGAACTCCAGAAGACGGTATTGCAGGCCATGCAGATCGACGAATACATCATGCCCGAAGAGGAGGCTGCAGAGCGTCTCGCGATGCGTCTCGATAACGTGGATATCATCGACTCCTTCAAGGTGTCCGACCGTTATAGTATTGTTGAAACGCGTGTTCCAGAAAAATATGTAGGTATGACCTTGAAGGAGGCCAACCTGACAAATACGTTTAAGGTGATCGTGCTAACCACGGTGAAATCTTACGAGAAGGAAGTGAAGGGCAAGAAGGTTCCTTATAAGGAAGCGTCAGGGATTGCTAGTTCGGATACTGTGCTATCGGAGCAGGATTTGCTTGTGCTTTTTGGCGAACTTTCCGACATTCAGCGCTTGATTCAGAAAAGTGATTAA
- a CDS encoding outer membrane beta-barrel protein — protein sequence MNNMKQMLIMCCTFILLCAGQNVTAQTGKTVQGMLRDKESRIVAGASVQLIAGADTMGTSSSQAGIFTFSPVKAESFKIKVSSLGFEPFEREFTFPAGQEKMIIPSFELQGIANMLEEVVVDGVLTVQVKGDTLEYTTKDLKLRDNALVEDALKRLQGVEVDKDGAVTAQGEQITRVRINGKDFFGGDVKTATQNLPADIINKIQVIDDYGDMANLTGNKTGDAQKILNIEIDPEKNKGYTTTLRAGYGTDNRYQATASAILMRDKMQFSVLGNLNNINAPLFDFNTQGGGARRRIGGGGGPGGGGNFGGSNGITNTGSIGLNYRQDFSDKVTVYGSYSFGHDDNVALSSSLNRYLYPDSTLDRNTESDINTIGNAHRFEANLEWKPSEKDFIKVTPQVSYRQTKTNSFSFSDNLINGTSFNTEDNRLDGVSTSPNVGISALYNRRLNDKGRNIFFNMNISSSGTKDDQDRIIQTLVGDPNNSNMDVDSLYRRTLAELDNKSWNGGATLSYLEPVSQYGKIELSYDYNINTYDNNRKQDAFNADGSALDDPRYVFNRMYDYSFSTHQFGANYNFNNDKIKYAIGLAVQPTLLDGDASIDGTSIAINRSGFNVVPIARFEYKFSRQKNLQLNYSGRANEPSITQIQPFTDNSNPTNIVTGNPDLAAEFQHNLRLRYNSGDFQKGRTFFMVLNGTLTDNKIVSNNLRQTDPALGIVQETSYLNEDGAFNMRGFYHYGQSFKNKVYSLNFMGSVTYNNNPSYTEGSLNKAQNWVLMQGMMFRYLPSENLEINPGVRYSWNHTYNTLNARSVIMQSWAPTLVGSVNITPTIVFGADLSKTFYQGNAFSENPFIINTYVEKRMLKGNRGALRLQAFDLLNEQTNISRTATDILVSDSRVNRLGRYFMVMFTYKLSKFAGGMNPFQEDKGPGGMGRPRM from the coding sequence ATGAATAATATGAAACAAATGTTGATAATGTGCTGCACATTTATTTTGCTGTGTGCAGGACAAAACGTCACTGCGCAGACAGGAAAAACGGTGCAGGGAATGTTAAGGGATAAGGAATCCCGAATAGTTGCGGGAGCATCCGTACAATTGATTGCCGGCGCTGATACCATGGGGACAAGTTCCTCGCAGGCGGGGATCTTTACTTTTTCGCCGGTGAAGGCAGAATCTTTTAAAATTAAGGTTTCCAGCTTGGGCTTTGAGCCCTTTGAAAGGGAATTTACCTTTCCTGCTGGTCAGGAAAAGATGATTATTCCTTCTTTTGAATTGCAGGGTATCGCCAATATGTTGGAGGAAGTCGTCGTGGATGGTGTTTTGACCGTTCAAGTAAAGGGAGACACATTGGAGTACACCACGAAAGACCTTAAGCTGCGTGACAATGCTTTGGTTGAAGATGCATTGAAACGTTTGCAAGGTGTGGAGGTGGATAAGGATGGTGCCGTTACCGCCCAGGGCGAACAAATTACAAGAGTGCGGATCAACGGTAAGGATTTTTTTGGTGGAGATGTCAAGACGGCGACACAAAATCTGCCGGCTGACATCATTAATAAGATTCAGGTGATCGATGATTATGGTGATATGGCCAACCTAACCGGAAATAAAACCGGCGATGCGCAGAAAATCCTGAATATCGAAATCGATCCCGAAAAAAATAAAGGTTATACGACGACACTCCGTGCAGGCTATGGAACGGATAATCGATATCAGGCGACAGCAAGTGCCATCCTGATGCGTGACAAAATGCAGTTCTCTGTATTGGGAAATCTGAATAATATCAACGCGCCGTTGTTTGATTTCAATACGCAAGGGGGAGGTGCACGACGTCGTATCGGTGGTGGTGGCGGTCCGGGGGGCGGTGGCAATTTTGGTGGATCAAATGGTATCACTAATACAGGGTCGATAGGTTTAAACTACCGTCAGGATTTTAGTGATAAAGTCACCGTGTACGGTAGCTACAGCTTTGGTCATGATGATAATGTTGCTTTGTCGTCTAGTTTGAACAGATATCTATATCCAGATTCTACATTGGACAGAAATACGGAGTCTGATATCAATACTATTGGCAATGCGCATCGGTTTGAGGCCAATCTCGAATGGAAACCTTCCGAAAAAGACTTTATAAAGGTGACGCCGCAAGTGAGTTACAGGCAAACGAAGACCAATAGTTTTAGTTTTAGTGATAACTTGATAAACGGCACGTCCTTCAATACAGAAGATAACCGTTTAGATGGCGTGTCCACGTCGCCGAACGTGGGCATAAGCGCCTTGTACAACCGCCGTTTGAATGATAAGGGTAGGAATATCTTTTTCAATATGAATATTTCTTCCTCGGGAACGAAAGACGACCAAGACCGTATTATTCAAACTTTGGTTGGCGACCCAAACAATAGCAACATGGATGTTGATAGTCTTTACCGACGCACATTGGCCGAGTTGGACAACAAAAGTTGGAATGGTGGTGCCACGCTATCTTACCTAGAGCCGGTAAGCCAGTATGGCAAGATCGAACTGTCTTACGACTACAACATCAATACCTATGACAATAATCGCAAGCAGGATGCGTTTAACGCAGACGGTAGCGCCTTAGATGATCCTCGCTATGTGTTTAATCGCATGTACGATTATTCGTTTAGTACCCATCAATTTGGAGCAAACTATAACTTCAACAACGATAAGATTAAGTATGCTATCGGTTTGGCTGTGCAACCTACCCTTTTGGATGGAGATGCATCTATAGATGGTACATCCATTGCCATCAATCGCAGTGGATTTAATGTGGTGCCAATTGCTCGATTTGAGTATAAATTCAGTAGACAGAAAAATTTGCAGCTTAATTATTCGGGTCGTGCAAACGAACCTTCGATCACGCAGATTCAACCGTTTACCGATAACTCCAATCCCACGAACATCGTCACGGGAAATCCTGACTTAGCTGCAGAATTTCAACATAACCTACGCCTTCGCTACAATAGCGGCGATTTTCAAAAAGGAAGAACCTTCTTTATGGTGCTTAACGGAACCTTGACAGACAATAAAATTGTGTCGAACAATCTCCGTCAAACGGATCCGGCCTTGGGAATTGTGCAAGAGACCAGTTACTTGAATGAAGATGGTGCCTTTAACATGCGAGGCTTTTATCATTATGGCCAATCGTTTAAGAATAAAGTATATAGTTTGAATTTCATGGGTAGCGTGACCTACAACAACAACCCATCCTACACGGAAGGTAGCCTAAACAAGGCACAGAACTGGGTTTTAATGCAGGGTATGATGTTCCGCTATCTTCCATCGGAAAATTTGGAGATTAACCCTGGCGTGCGTTACAGCTGGAACCATACCTATAATACGTTAAATGCACGTTCGGTGATTATGCAATCTTGGGCACCTACTTTGGTTGGTTCGGTTAACATAACGCCTACAATCGTATTTGGAGCCGATCTTTCCAAAACATTCTATCAGGGTAATGCTTTTAGCGAAAATCCATTCATCATCAACACCTATGTGGAGAAGAGAATGCTTAAAGGGAACCGTGGAGCACTACGCTTGCAGGCCTTTGACTTGCTGAATGAGCAGACTAACATTTCTAGAACGGCAACGGATATCTTGGTTTCGGATAGTCGTGTAAACCGCTTGGGAAGATATTTCATGGTTATGTTTACCTATAAGCTTTCCAAATTTGCGGGAGGCATGAACCCGTTCCAAGAAGATAAGGGGCCGGGAGGAATGGGCCGCCCACGGATGTAA